Proteins from a single region of Synergistaceae bacterium:
- a CDS encoding NHLP bacteriocin export ABC transporter permease/ATPase subunit has protein sequence MATITLAQSEYHSVPCDDAYVYTLTSGKVEVYACTLEGSANYHKMFLAVIGPGEVFFPLLEAQSPLKISVFAMTDAEILEAETAQTPPDIFAEMASRWFKKLSDLPWLRYLVGINDDVVSRWFSETVFDETGQASFGASFQASLGTVKETFLFNQEILSILISARFSADERRAGERAENRAKQRVKTMFAAIASILSTEYTWFDRIKDSAMNLDDPISFAVRMVARHFGMATETVKLPPDMTSKMDSLTLMRRLVKKANMQTRLVTLPKDWYKSDAGTLLGYYGENREIIAIISEGIGKYRLFNASTPQGLKVNAAVAARIQQDAFVCYPGLSAKKLNFRDLLRFALKHVWKHDWLTIWGLSALSGILAFVLPMVTATVFQDIIPINDRQALGTVTQVMLVSGFTTAVLGLVRSVAFMRVKSYVALVESALWSRLLSLPARFFRQYEMGDLLNRMQGAPIIMGLLDNNLLSAIFDSLFSFCSLVLMFYYSSELSWRVIIPWGVYIVLSAFVYKKLLFLSEKKIEAMNKTSALTLQILSGLSKFKLQGAESSAFHLWTRVFREEWSWKLKMRWRQSFVSILNIVQPTLMTMAVYWFVMEPVRADPSAQPFLTVSKFMGFQAAFAGFNATLVSLIPYAANIFTAKPYIENLKPILEAEPEVTEDKMDAATLSGDVEIKNVFFSYDPGLPMVLKGISLHVRPGESVAFVGSSGCGKSTLIRLLLGFETPTQGAIYFDGQALAGLNVSSVRSQMGVVLQNGQLMSGDIFTNIVGTLPLTENDAWEAARMVGLDRDIENMPMGMHTMISEGAGNISGGQRQRILLARSLANRPKIIILDEATSALDNTTQSIVTESMKAIRATKITVAHRLSTIEDADRIFVMQDGVVAEEGNYETLMKRDGLFAKLAKRQME, from the coding sequence ATGGCGACGATTACGCTCGCGCAGAGCGAATACCACAGCGTCCCTTGCGACGATGCTTACGTCTACACTCTGACGTCGGGGAAGGTCGAGGTCTACGCCTGCACGCTGGAGGGATCGGCAAACTATCACAAGATGTTTCTGGCGGTTATCGGGCCAGGAGAGGTCTTTTTCCCTCTTCTGGAAGCTCAATCCCCCTTAAAAATTTCCGTGTTCGCGATGACCGACGCGGAGATTTTGGAAGCAGAAACGGCCCAGACGCCGCCGGATATTTTCGCGGAGATGGCGAGCAGGTGGTTCAAGAAATTGAGCGATTTGCCGTGGCTCCGCTATCTTGTCGGCATAAACGACGACGTGGTTTCCCGCTGGTTCAGCGAAACCGTATTTGACGAAACCGGTCAGGCTTCTTTTGGGGCTTCTTTTCAGGCCTCTCTCGGCACTGTGAAGGAAACATTCCTGTTTAATCAAGAGATTCTTTCCATACTCATTTCGGCTCGATTCAGCGCCGACGAACGGCGCGCGGGAGAACGCGCTGAGAATCGGGCAAAGCAGAGAGTCAAGACGATGTTCGCGGCGATAGCTTCTATCCTCAGCACGGAATACACGTGGTTCGATAGGATCAAAGATTCCGCCATGAACCTCGACGATCCAATTTCTTTCGCCGTCAGGATGGTGGCGAGGCATTTCGGCATGGCGACGGAAACCGTTAAACTTCCCCCGGACATGACGTCGAAAATGGACTCGCTGACCCTGATGAGACGCCTTGTCAAGAAGGCCAACATGCAAACGCGTCTGGTCACTCTGCCGAAAGATTGGTATAAAAGTGACGCGGGGACGCTTCTTGGCTATTACGGAGAAAATCGCGAAATTATTGCCATTATCTCGGAGGGCATCGGGAAATACCGCCTTTTCAACGCGTCGACTCCTCAAGGGCTAAAGGTGAACGCCGCCGTCGCGGCGCGAATACAGCAAGACGCGTTTGTGTGTTATCCTGGTCTTTCGGCTAAAAAACTGAATTTTCGGGACCTTCTCCGTTTCGCTCTGAAGCACGTCTGGAAACACGATTGGCTGACGATATGGGGGCTCAGCGCTCTATCGGGAATCCTGGCCTTCGTCTTGCCTATGGTGACGGCGACCGTGTTTCAGGATATTATTCCCATCAATGATCGCCAGGCTCTTGGTACCGTGACTCAGGTCATGTTGGTATCCGGTTTTACCACCGCTGTATTGGGTTTGGTGAGAAGCGTGGCGTTCATGCGGGTAAAGTCTTACGTTGCCCTGGTCGAATCTGCCCTATGGTCCAGGCTTTTGTCTCTGCCGGCGCGTTTTTTCAGACAGTACGAAATGGGGGATCTTCTGAATCGGATGCAGGGAGCGCCTATTATCATGGGGCTTTTGGACAACAACCTGCTTTCGGCCATTTTCGATTCGCTGTTTTCGTTCTGCAGTCTCGTCCTCATGTTTTACTATAGCTCCGAACTCAGTTGGAGAGTGATCATCCCTTGGGGTGTCTATATCGTGCTCTCAGCGTTCGTGTACAAAAAGCTTTTGTTCCTCTCCGAGAAAAAAATAGAGGCCATGAACAAAACTTCCGCCTTGACCCTTCAGATATTGAGCGGCTTGTCCAAGTTCAAACTGCAAGGCGCGGAGAGTTCCGCGTTTCATCTGTGGACGCGGGTGTTCAGGGAAGAGTGGAGCTGGAAGTTGAAGATGCGGTGGCGGCAAAGTTTCGTATCAATTCTCAACATTGTCCAGCCCACCCTCATGACGATGGCGGTTTACTGGTTCGTGATGGAGCCAGTGAGGGCCGATCCGAGTGCGCAACCGTTTTTGACTGTTTCGAAGTTCATGGGTTTTCAGGCCGCGTTCGCTGGTTTTAACGCTACTCTCGTGTCTCTGATCCCCTACGCGGCAAATATTTTCACCGCTAAACCCTATATAGAAAATCTAAAGCCCATTCTAGAAGCCGAGCCTGAGGTTACGGAGGACAAGATGGACGCGGCAACCCTGAGTGGGGACGTTGAGATAAAAAACGTGTTTTTCAGCTACGATCCGGGTTTGCCTATGGTATTGAAGGGAATCTCTTTACACGTGCGGCCTGGCGAATCTGTCGCGTTCGTCGGCAGTTCTGGGTGCGGCAAATCCACTCTCATTCGTTTGCTGCTGGGTTTTGAAACGCCGACTCAGGGCGCTATTTACTTTGACGGGCAGGCCCTGGCCGGCCTGAACGTCTCGTCGGTCCGCTCTCAAATGGGCGTCGTACTGCAAAATGGACAACTGATGTCGGGCGATATCTTCACGAATATCGTCGGGACTTTGCCGCTGACGGAAAACGACGCGTGGGAGGCCGCTCGCATGGTGGGACTTGACCGGGACATCGAAAACATGCCCATGGGAATGCATACGATGATCAGCGAGGGCGCTGGCAACATATCTGGAGGGCAAAGACAGAGGATACTTCTGGCGCGCAGCCTGGCCAACCGGCCAAAGATCATCATACTCGACGAGGCCACCAGCGCGCTGGACAACACGACCCAGTCCATAGTCACCGAAAGCATGAAAGCTATCCGGGCGACGAAAATAACCGTTGCCCATCGCCTGAGCACGATCGAGGACGCGGATCGAATTTTTGTCATGCAAGATGGTGTAGTAGCGGAAGAGGGCAACTACGAGACGTTGATGAAACGGGATGGCCTATTCGCCAAACTTGCCAAAAGGCAAATGGAGTAA